In the genome of Streptomyces sp. 846.5, the window GCCCTCGGCCAGGGCGTCCAGCTGGCGGCGCAGTGCGGGGCGGACGGGCTGGTCATCCGGGCCAGGTCCGAACTGGCGGCTGCCGGTGCCAGCTCGGAGCGGCTGCACGCGATCGCCGCCCGGGTGCTCAGCGAGCCGGAGCGGGCGGTCGCCGAGCGTGCCGCGCGCGGCGTCCCGCCCCAGCGGATCGCGGCGGACCTGGGCATCACCCAGGCGGTGGTGGCCCAGCGACTGGCGTCGGTGTACCGGAAGGTGGGCACCGGGCCGGAGGGCCTGGCGGCGGCGATCGGTCTGGAATAGTCGCTGCTCGCCCTCTGTTGACGGCAGCAGACCGTACTCGTCGAGGCAGGAAGCGGGGCAGCACACATGGGCACGCGCGAACTCACCAAGGACAACTTCAACGAGATCGTCGAGGAGAACCCCTTCGTTCTGGTCGACTTCTGGGCGTCCTGGTGCGGCCCCTGCCGGAGTTTCGCACCGGTGTACGACAAGGCGGCGGAGGCCAACCCCGACCTGGTCTTCGCCAAGGTCGACACCGAGGCCCAGCAGGAGCTGGCGGCCGCCTTCGAGATCCGCTCGATCCCCACACTGATGATCATCCGTGACCGCACGGTCGTCTTCTCGCAGCCGGGCGCGCTTCCCGCCCCCGCGCTGGAGGACCTGATCAAGCAGGCCAGGGCGCTCGACATGGACGAGGTCCGCCGCGAGACCGGCCAGGACCCGAAGGCCGCCGAGGAGGTCTGAGCCCCCGGGCCTGACGCTCAGCCTCGCCCCGCCGACCAGGAGCGCTGCGGGCGGTACTCGACGATCGTCAGCGCGATCGCCACATGGCGGTCGACCAGCTCGTCCAGGCTGATCGCCCCGTCCGGGCGGAACCACTGGGCGACGGCGTTGCACATCGCGATGACCGCCCGGCGGGCCTCGTCCGGGTACGGGGTCAGGAAGATCCCCGCCTTCACGCCCGCGTCGATGGCGTGCCGGAACAGATTGGTCGCCTCGGCATGGCGGCTGCTGTAGCTGGCCAGCCGTTCCGGGTCCAGGCTGCGCTCCTCGGAGAGCAGGATGTTGCTCCGGGTCCGGTTCTCGGCGCGGAACCGGGTGGTCGCGGCCACCACGGCGGACAGCCGGTCCGCGGGCTCCTCGCCGACCTCGGCCAGGGCGCGGGCGCAGGTGGCGAAGTAGGTGTCCAGGCTCTCTTCCAGGATGGCGTGCAGCAGCTCCTGCTTGCCCGAGTAGTAGTGGTACATCGCGGAGAGGCTCATCCCGGCGCGCTGCGCGATCGCGCGGATCGAGGCGCTGCCGAAGCCCTGCTCGGAGAACTCCTGCCGGGCGGCCTCCAGTAGCGCATCGTGTCCGGAGGGTCGCATCGGCGGTGTCCTTGCTGGGGTGGCTGGGGCGGGGGCGCTACAGATCGATCGTTAAGATCCTAGCCGGGATTCACTGGAAAGCACCCGGTGGATGGCGTCCGTCACATCACCGCACGGGACTGGACAGTGACCCCCGGCATCCGTAATTTAACGATCGTTCGAGTTGCCGACCAGTGCTGGGGAGTGATCCGCCATGCCGACGACCGCCGAGCAGGTCTTCCAGGATGGGCTCGCCCTCGGGGAACTGCGCTACCAGTGCTGCCGGTGGTGCGCCGGCCGCTCCGCCCAGCTCCGGCTGCTCTGCGCGACCTGCGGCGGCACCGAGTTCGACTGGGAGCGCAGCAGCGGCCAGGGCCGGATCTACCGCATGGCGGCGCCGAGCGGCGCGGGCGAGGCCGGCGGCACCGCGGTGGTGGAGCTGGACGAGGGCTTCCGGATGAACGCCCGGCTGGTGCCGGTCCCGGCGCACCGGCTGTGGCCCGGGGCTCCGGTCCGGCTGGAGGTGACCGAGGACGGCGGGGCGCTGCGCCCGGCGTTTCGCCCGGTGGCGGCCTGACTGCGGTCCCGCTCCGCCACAGCTACCCCACAGCTTCGGAAAAATTGGCTACGCTGCGCCTGCTAGACGCCTCGCTTCGTTCAAGGACGGTCCCATGCAGAGCCTCACCCGCCGCGTCAGCACCCTGGCCGTCGCCACCGCGGTCGCGACCGCGGGTCTCGCCGTCTGCTCGACGGCTGCCTCGGCCAAGTCCGACCTGGGCATTTCCGTCGGCAGCCGGACCACGACGGTCGGCGGCCCGGTCCGGGTGCAGGCGAACGGCAACTCCGACGACTTCGGCGGCGCCACCGTCCGGATCTGCATCGACGAGCAGGTCGGCCGGGGCGCCTGGAGCCAGCTGGCCTGCGGTCCGCAGGGCCGTCGGCTCCAGGTGAAGGTGAAGGCCGGGCACCGCGGCACGATCCGCTTCCGCGCCCAGCTCATCGCGCTGACCGGCCCCCACCACCACATCGTCGACCGCACCTCGGCGCCGGTCGCGGTACAGGTGCGCTGACGGCCGACCGTCCTGATGTGCCCTCAGCGACCGCTGTCACCAGGGGTGCTGTTGCTTTGTCAGTGGCTCTGGGTAGTCTGCGGTGGCACGTGACAGGACGGCCTGTCGACCCTCTTCGGCTATCCGTCCGATTAACGGGCAGGGAACCAGGAGAGGCCGTAGGACCGTCCCGTACGGCACGAGAACGGGAGTACGCCATGACCACCATGATCGACACCACGGCCCTAGCGACGGCGACCTGCCACCTCTGCCCGCCGGGCGGCGGCACCGTCGTGGCGACCTACTCGGGGGACGGTCCGGCCCGCCGGGCGGGGGACCGCGCCTGGTCCGAGACCCGGGCGACCGGTGTGCCGCACCACGACCACTACGACCCGGCGCTGGACGCCTTCGTGGTGGTCCGCCACCCGGCGTAGGACGGATGTCGTAGATACGGGACGAGGCCGACAGCCCCATCTGCTGTCGGCCTCGGGAACGACCCTCTCCGGCCCGCTCACCCACCCGCTCCGGCGCTGGTGGAGCGGGGTGGTGCCGGGCAGGGGCGGTGCGGCTAGTAGTAGACGTCCACCGCCGACCAGTTGCCGGTGGACTGCCCTGCGGCCAC includes:
- the trxA gene encoding thioredoxin — translated: MGTRELTKDNFNEIVEENPFVLVDFWASWCGPCRSFAPVYDKAAEANPDLVFAKVDTEAQQELAAAFEIRSIPTLMIIRDRTVVFSQPGALPAPALEDLIKQARALDMDEVRRETGQDPKAAEEV
- a CDS encoding TetR/AcrR family transcriptional regulator translates to MRPSGHDALLEAARQEFSEQGFGSASIRAIAQRAGMSLSAMYHYYSGKQELLHAILEESLDTYFATCARALAEVGEEPADRLSAVVAATTRFRAENRTRSNILLSEERSLDPERLASYSSRHAEATNLFRHAIDAGVKAGIFLTPYPDEARRAVIAMCNAVAQWFRPDGAISLDELVDRHVAIALTIVEYRPQRSWSAGRG
- a CDS encoding OB-fold domain-containing protein, yielding MPTTAEQVFQDGLALGELRYQCCRWCAGRSAQLRLLCATCGGTEFDWERSSGQGRIYRMAAPSGAGEAGGTAVVELDEGFRMNARLVPVPAHRLWPGAPVRLEVTEDGGALRPAFRPVAA